From the genome of Epinephelus moara isolate mb chromosome 10, YSFRI_EMoa_1.0, whole genome shotgun sequence, one region includes:
- the LOC126396722 gene encoding uncharacterized protein LOC126396722 isoform X7: MLVGVSGLLCSEEEKKVKSFFCFFTVRWIGQRLQSAWRQSQVSPRCLPGVSQVSPRCLPGISQVSHRYLTGVSQVSLRYLPGVSQVSPRYLTGISQVSHRYLTGVSQVSPRYLTGVSQVSPRCLTGVSQVSPRCLPGVSQVSPRYLTGVSQVSQRCLPGVSQVSHRCLTGVSQVSHRCLPGVSQVSHRCLPGVSQVSPRYLTGVSQVSHRFLTGISQVSPRCLPGISQVSPRCLTGVCQVSHRCLTGVSHELFKI; encoded by the exons ATGTTGGTGGGTGTCAGTGGGCTTTTGTGCagtgaggaagaaaagaaagtaaagtcatttttctgcttcttcacAGTGAGATGGATAGGTCAGAGATTACAGTCAGCCTGGAGACAGTCCCAGGTGTCTCCCAGGTGTCTCCCAGGTGTCTCTCAGGTATCTCCCAGGTGTCTCCCAGGTATCTCCCAGGTATCTCACAGGTATCTCACAGGTGTCTCCCAGGTGTCTCTCAGGTATCTCCCAGGTGTCTCACAGGTGTCTCCCAGGTATCTCACAGGTATCTCACAGGTATCTCACAGGTATCTCACAG GTGTCTCCCAGGTGTCTCCCAGGTATCTCACAGGTGTCTCACAGGTGTCTCCCAGGTGTCTCACAGGTGTCTCACAGGTATCTCCCAGGTGTCTCCCAGGTGTCTCCCAGGTGTCTCCCAGGTATCTCACAGGTGTCTCCCAGGTATCTCAAAGGTGTCTCCCAGGTGTCTCACAGGTGTCTCACAGGTGTCTCACAGGTGTCTCCCAGGTGTCTCACAG GTGTCTCCCAGGTGTCTCCCAGGTATCTCACAGGTGTCTCCCAGGTGTCTCACAGGTTTCTCCCAGGTATCTCACAGGTGTCTCCCAGGTGTCTCACAGGTTTCTCACAGGTATCTCACAGGTGTCTCCCAGGTGTCTCCCAGGTATCTCACAGGTGTCTCCCAGGTGTCTCACAGGTGTCTGCCAGGTATCTCACAGGTGTCTCACAGGTGTCTCACATGAGCTGTTCAAGATTTAG
- the LOC126396722 gene encoding uncharacterized protein LOC126396722 isoform X10 gives MLVGVSGLLCSEEEKKVKSFFCFFTVRWIGQRLQSAWRQSQVSPRCLPGVSQVSPRCLPGISQVSHRYLTGVSQVSLRYLPGVSQVSPRYLTGISQVSPRCLPGISQVSHRCLPGVSQVSHRYLPGVSQVSPRCLPGISQVSPRYLKGVSQVSHRCLTGVSQVSPRCLTGVSQVSHRCLPGVSQVSPRYLTGVSQVSHRFLTGISQVSPRCLPGISQVSPRCLTGVCQVSHRCLTGVSHELFKI, from the exons ATGTTGGTGGGTGTCAGTGGGCTTTTGTGCagtgaggaagaaaagaaagtaaagtcatttttctgcttcttcacAGTGAGATGGATAGGTCAGAGATTACAGTCAGCCTGGAGACAGTCCCAGGTGTCTCCCAGGTGTCTCCCAGGTGTCTCTCAGGTATCTCCCAGGTGTCTCCCAGGTATCTCCCAGGTATCTCACAGGTATCTCACAGGTGTCTCCCAGGTGTCTCTCAGGTATCTCCCAGGTGTCTCACAG GTATCTCCCAGGTATCTCACAGGTATCTCACAGGTGTCTCCCAGGTGTCTCCCAGGTATCTCACAGGTGTCTCACAGGTGTCTCCCAGGTGTCTCACAGGTGTCTCACAGGTATCTCCCAGGTGTCTCCCAGGTGTCTCCCAGGTGTCTCCCAGGTATCTCACAGGTGTCTCCCAGGTATCTCAAAGGTGTCTCCCAGGTGTCTCACAGGTGTCTCACAGGTGTCTCACAGGTGTCTCCCAGGTGTCTCACAG GTGTCTCCCAGGTATCTCACAGGTGTCTCCCAGGTGTCTCACAGGTTTCTCCCAGGTATCTCACAGGTGTCTCCCAGGTGTCTCACAGGTTTCTCACAGGTATCTCACAGGTGTCTCCCAGGTGTCTCCCAGGTATCTCACAGGTGTCTCCCAGGTGTCTCACAGGTGTCTGCCAGGTATCTCACAGGTGTCTCACAGGTGTCTCACATGAGCTGTTCAAGATTTAG
- the LOC126396722 gene encoding uncharacterized protein LOC126396722 isoform X16 — MLVGVSGLLCSEEEKKVKSFFCFFTVRWIGQRLQSAWRQSQVSPRCLPGVSQVSPRCLPGISQVSHRYLTGVSQVSLRYLPGVSQVSPRYLTGISQVSHRYLTGVSQVSPRYLTGVSQVSPRCLTGVSQVSPRCLPGVSQVSPRYLTGVSQVSPRCLTGISQVSPRCLPGISQVSPRCLTGVCQVSHRCLTGVSHELFKI, encoded by the exons ATGTTGGTGGGTGTCAGTGGGCTTTTGTGCagtgaggaagaaaagaaagtaaagtcatttttctgcttcttcacAGTGAGATGGATAGGTCAGAGATTACAGTCAGCCTGGAGACAGTCCCAGGTGTCTCCCAGGTGTCTCCCAGGTGTCTCTCAGGTATCTCCCAGGTGTCTCCCAGGTATCTCCCAGGTATCTCACAGGTATCTCACAGGTGTCTCCCAGGTGTCTCTCAGGTATCTCCCAGGTGTCTCACAGGTGTCTCCCAGGTATCTCACAGGTATCTCACAGGTATCTCACAGGTATCTCACAG GTGTCTCCCAGGTGTCTCCCAGGTATCTCACAGGTGTCTCACAGGTGTCTCCCAGGTGTCTCACAGGTGTCTCACAGGTATCTCCCAGGTGTCTCCCAGGTGTCTCCCAGGTGTCTCCCAGGTATCTCACAGGTGTCTCCCAG GTGTCTCCCAGGTGTCTCACAG GTATCTCACAGGTGTCTCCCAGGTGTCTCCCAGGTATCTCACAGGTGTCTCCCAGGTGTCTCACAGGTGTCTGCCAGGTATCTCACAGGTGTCTCACAGGTGTCTCACATGAGCTGTTCAAGATTTAG
- the LOC126396722 gene encoding uncharacterized protein LOC126396722 isoform X12: MLVGVSGLLCSEEEKKVKSFFCFFTVRWIGQRLQSAWRQSQVSPRCLPGVSQVSPRCLPGISQVSHRYLTGVSQVSLRYLPGVSQVSPRYLTGISQVSHRYLTGISQVSPRYLPGISQVSHRCLPGVSQVSHRCLTGVSQVSHRCLTGISQVSPRCLTGVSQVSPRCLTGVSQVSHRCLPGVSQVSPRYLTGVSQVSHRFLTGISQVSPRCLPGISQVSPRCLTGVCQVSHRCLTGVSHELFKI; this comes from the exons ATGTTGGTGGGTGTCAGTGGGCTTTTGTGCagtgaggaagaaaagaaagtaaagtcatttttctgcttcttcacAGTGAGATGGATAGGTCAGAGATTACAGTCAGCCTGGAGACAGTCCCAGGTGTCTCCCAGGTGTCTCCCAGGTGTCTCTCAGGTATCTCCCAGGTGTCTCCCAGGTATCTCCCAGGTATCTCACAGGTATCTCACAGGTGTCTCCCAGGTGTCTCTCAGGTATCTCCCAGGTGTCTCACAGGTGTCTCCCAGGTATCTCACAGGTATCTCACAGGTATCTCACAGGTATCTCACAGGTATCTCCCAGGTGTCTCCCAGGTATCTCCCAGGTATCTCACAGGTATCTCACAGGTGTCTCCCAGGTGTCTCCCAGGTATCTCACAGGTGTCTCACAGGTGTCTCCCAGGTGTCTCACAGGTGTCTCACAGGTATCTCCCAGGTGTCTCCCAG GTGTCTCACAGGTGTCTCACAGGTGTCTCCCAGGTGTCTCACAG GTGTCTCCCAGGTATCTCACAGGTGTCTCCCAGGTGTCTCACAGGTTTCTCCCAGGTATCTCACAGGTGTCTCCCAGGTGTCTCACAGGTTTCTCACAGGTATCTCACAGGTGTCTCCCAGGTGTCTCCCAGGTATCTCACAGGTGTCTCCCAGGTGTCTCACAGGTGTCTGCCAGGTATCTCACAGGTGTCTCACAGGTGTCTCACATGAGCTGTTCAAGATTTAG
- the LOC126396722 gene encoding uncharacterized protein LOC126396722 isoform X6 — MLVGVSGLLCSEEEKKVKSFFCFFTVRWIGQRLQSAWRQSQVSPRCLPGVSQVSPRCLPGISQVSHRYLTGVSQVSLRYLPGVSQVSPRYLTGISQVSHRYLTGVSQVSPRYLTGVSQVSPRCLTGVSQVSPRCLPGVSQVSPRYLTGVSQVSQRCLPGVSQVSHRCLTGISQVSHRCLPGVSQVSHRCLPGVSQVSPRYLTGVSQVSHRFLTGISQVSPRCLPGISQVSPRCLTGVCQVSHRCLTGVSHELFKI, encoded by the exons ATGTTGGTGGGTGTCAGTGGGCTTTTGTGCagtgaggaagaaaagaaagtaaagtcatttttctgcttcttcacAGTGAGATGGATAGGTCAGAGATTACAGTCAGCCTGGAGACAGTCCCAGGTGTCTCCCAGGTGTCTCCCAGGTGTCTCTCAGGTATCTCCCAGGTGTCTCCCAGGTATCTCCCAGGTATCTCACAGGTATCTCACAGGTGTCTCCCAGGTGTCTCTCAGGTATCTCCCAGGTGTCTCACAGGTGTCTCCCAGGTATCTCACAGGTATCTCACAGGTATCTCACAGGTATCTCACAG GTGTCTCCCAGGTGTCTCCCAGGTATCTCACAGGTGTCTCACAGGTGTCTCCCAGGTGTCTCACAGGTGTCTCACAGGTATCTCCCAGGTGTCTCCCAGGTGTCTCCCAGGTGTCTCCCAGGTATCTCACAGGTGTCTCCCAGGTATCTCAAAGGTGTCTCCCAGGTGTCTCACAGGTGTCTCACAGGTGTCTCACAG GTATCTCCCAGGTGTCTCACAGGTGTCTCCCAGGTGTCTCCCAGGTATCTCACAGGTGTCTCCCAGGTGTCTCACAGGTTTCTCCCAGGTATCTCACAGGTGTCTCCCAGGTGTCTCACAGGTTTCTCACAGGTATCTCACAGGTGTCTCCCAGGTGTCTCCCAGGTATCTCACAGGTGTCTCCCAGGTGTCTCACAGGTGTCTGCCAGGTATCTCACAGGTGTCTCACAGGTGTCTCACATGAGCTGTTCAAGATTTAG
- the LOC126396722 gene encoding uncharacterized protein LOC126396722 isoform X2 — MLVGVSGLLCSEEEKKVKSFFCFFTVRWIGQRLQSAWRQSQVSPRCLPGVSQVSPRCLPGISQVSHRYLTGVSQVSLRYLPGVSQVSPRYLTGISQVSHRYLTGISQVSPRYLPGISQVSHRCLPGVSQVSHRCLTGVSQVSHRCLTGISQVSPRCLPGVSQVSHRCLTGVSQVSPRCLTGISQVSPRCLTGVSQVSHRCLPGVSQVSPRYLTGVSQVSHRFLTGISQVSPRCLPGISQVSPRCLTGVCQVSHRCLTGVSHELFKI; from the exons ATGTTGGTGGGTGTCAGTGGGCTTTTGTGCagtgaggaagaaaagaaagtaaagtcatttttctgcttcttcacAGTGAGATGGATAGGTCAGAGATTACAGTCAGCCTGGAGACAGTCCCAGGTGTCTCCCAGGTGTCTCCCAGGTGTCTCTCAGGTATCTCCCAGGTGTCTCCCAGGTATCTCCCAGGTATCTCACAGGTATCTCACAGGTGTCTCCCAGGTGTCTCTCAGGTATCTCCCAGGTGTCTCACAGGTGTCTCCCAGGTATCTCACAGGTATCTCACAGGTATCTCACAGGTATCTCACAGGTATCTCCCAGGTGTCTCCCAGGTATCTCCCAGGTATCTCACAGGTATCTCACAGGTGTCTCCCAGGTGTCTCCCAGGTATCTCACAGGTGTCTCACAGGTGTCTCCCAGGTGTCTCACAGGTGTCTCACAGGTATCTCCCAGGTGTCTCCCAGGTGTCTCCCAGGTGTCTCCCAG GTGTCTCACAGGTGTCTCACAGGTGTCTCACAGGTGTCTCCCAGGTGTCTCACAGGTATCTCCCAGGTGTCTCCCAGGTGTCTCACAGGTGTCTCCCAG GTATCTCACAGGTGTCTCCCAGGTGTCTCACAGGTTTCTCCCAGGTATCTCACAGGTGTCTCCCAGGTGTCTCACAGGTTTCTCACAGGTATCTCACAGGTGTCTCCCAGGTGTCTCCCAGGTATCTCACAGGTGTCTCCCAGGTGTCTCACAGGTGTCTGCCAGGTATCTCACAGGTGTCTCACAGGTGTCTCACATGAGCTGTTCAAGATTTAG
- the LOC126396722 gene encoding uncharacterized protein LOC126396722 isoform X18, with the protein MDRSEITVSLETVPGVSQVSPRCLSGISQVSPRYLPGISQVSHRCLPGVSQVSPRCLTGISQVSHRYLTGVSQVSPRCLTGVSQVSHRCLPGVSQVSPRYLTGVSQVSHRFLTGISQVSPRCLPGISQVSPRCLTGVCQVSHRCLTGVSHELFKI; encoded by the exons ATGGATAGGTCAGAGATTACAGTCAGCCTGGAGACAGTCCCAGGTGTCTCCCAGGTGTCTCCCAGGTGTCTCTCAGGTATCTCCCAGGTGTCTCCCAGGTATCTCCCAGGTATCTCACAGGTATCTCACAGGTGTCTCCCAGGTGTCTCTCAGGTATCTCCCAGGTGTCTCACAG GTATCTCCCAGGTATCTCACAGGTATCTCACAGGTGTCTCCCAGGTGTCTCCCAG GTGTCTCACAGGTGTCTCCCAG GTATCTCACAGGTGTCTCCCAGGTGTCTCACAGGTTTCTCCCAGGTATCTCACAGGTGTCTCCCAGGTGTCTCACAGGTTTCTCACAGGTATCTCACAGGTGTCTCCCAGGTGTCTCCCAGGTATCTCACAGGTGTCTCCCAGGTGTCTCACAGGTGTCTGCCAGGTATCTCACAGGTGTCTCACAGGTGTCTCACATGAGCTGTTCAAGATTTAG
- the LOC126396722 gene encoding uncharacterized protein LOC126396722 isoform X1 produces the protein MLVGVSGLLCSEEEKKVKSFFCFFTVRWIGQRLQSAWRQSQVSPRCLPGVSQVSPRCLPGISQVSHRYLTGVSQVSLRYLPGVSQVSPRYLTGISQVSHRYLTGISQVSPRYLPGISQVSHRCLPGVSQVSHRCLTGVSQVSHRCLTGISQVSPRCLPGVSQVSHRCLPGISKVSPRCLTGVSQVSHRCLTGVSQVSPRCLTGVSQVSPRYLTGVSQVSHRFLPGISQVSPRCLPGISQVSPRCLTGVCQVSHRCLTGVSHELFKI, from the exons ATGTTGGTGGGTGTCAGTGGGCTTTTGTGCagtgaggaagaaaagaaagtaaagtcatttttctgcttcttcacAGTGAGATGGATAGGTCAGAGATTACAGTCAGCCTGGAGACAGTCCCAGGTGTCTCCCAGGTGTCTCCCAGGTGTCTCTCAGGTATCTCCCAGGTGTCTCCCAGGTATCTCCCAGGTATCTCACAGGTATCTCACAGGTGTCTCCCAGGTGTCTCTCAGGTATCTCCCAGGTGTCTCACAGGTGTCTCCCAGGTATCTCACAGGTATCTCACAGGTATCTCACAGGTATCTCACAGGTATCTCCCAGGTGTCTCCCAGGTATCTCCCAGGTATCTCACAGGTATCTCACAGGTGTCTCCCAGGTGTCTCCCAGGTATCTCACAGGTGTCTCACAGGTGTCTCCCAGGTGTCTCACAGGTGTCTCACAGGTATCTCCCAGGTGTCTCCCAGGTGTCTCCCAGGTGTCTCCCAGGTATCTCACAGGTGTCTCCCAGGTATCTCAAAGGTGTCTCCCAGGTGTCTCACAGGTGTCTCACAGGTGTCTCACAG GTGTCTCACAGGTGTCTCCCAGGTATCTCCCAGGTGTCTCACAGGTGTCTCCCAGGTGTCTCCCAGGTATCTCACAGGTGTCTCCCAGGTGTCTCACAGGTTTCTCCCAGGTATCTCACAGGTGTCTCCCAG GTGTCTCCCAGGTATCTCACAGGTGTCTCCCAGGTGTCTCACAGGTGTCTGCCAGGTATCTCACAGGTGTCTCACAGGTGTCTCACATGAGCTGTTCAAGATTTAG
- the LOC126396722 gene encoding uncharacterized protein LOC126396722 isoform X11, whose product MLVGVSGLLCSEEEKKVKSFFCFFTVRWIGQRLQSAWRQSQVSPRCLPGVSQVSPRCLPGISQVSHRYLTGVSQVSLRYLPGVSQVSPRYLTGISQVSHRYLTGVSQVSPRYLTGVSQVSPRCLTGVSQVSPRCLPGVSQVSPRYLTGVSQVSQRCLPGVSQVSHRCLTGVSQVSHRYLPGVSQVSHRCLPGISQVSHRCLPGVSQVSPRCLPGISQVSPRCLTGVCQVSHRCLTGVSHELFKI is encoded by the exons ATGTTGGTGGGTGTCAGTGGGCTTTTGTGCagtgaggaagaaaagaaagtaaagtcatttttctgcttcttcacAGTGAGATGGATAGGTCAGAGATTACAGTCAGCCTGGAGACAGTCCCAGGTGTCTCCCAGGTGTCTCCCAGGTGTCTCTCAGGTATCTCCCAGGTGTCTCCCAGGTATCTCCCAGGTATCTCACAGGTATCTCACAGGTGTCTCCCAGGTGTCTCTCAGGTATCTCCCAGGTGTCTCACAGGTGTCTCCCAGGTATCTCACAGGTATCTCACAGGTATCTCACAGGTATCTCACAG GTGTCTCCCAGGTGTCTCCCAGGTATCTCACAGGTGTCTCACAGGTGTCTCCCAGGTGTCTCACAGGTGTCTCACAGGTATCTCCCAGGTGTCTCCCAGGTGTCTCCCAGGTGTCTCCCAGGTATCTCACAGGTGTCTCCCAGGTATCTCAAAGGTGTCTCCCAGGTGTCTCACAGGTGTCTCACAGGTGTCTCACAGGTGTCTCCCAGGTGTCTCACAGGTATCTCCCAGGTGTCTCCCAGGTGTCTCACAGGTGTCTCCCAGGTATCTCCCAGGTGTCTCACAGGTGTCTCCCAGGTGTCTCCCAG GTGTCTCCCAGGTGTCTCCCAGGTATCTCACAGGTGTCTCCCAGGTGTCTCACAGGTGTCTGCCAGGTATCTCACAGGTGTCTCACAGGTGTCTCACATGAGCTGTTCAAGATTTAG
- the LOC126396722 gene encoding uncharacterized protein LOC126396722 isoform X14: protein MLVGVSGLLCSEEEKKVKSFFCFFTVRWIGQRLQSAWRQSQVSPRCLPGVSQVSPRCLPGISQVSHRYLTGVSQVSLRYLPGVSQVSPRYLTGISQVSPRCLPGISQVSHRCLPGVSQVSHRYLPGVSQVSPRCLPGISQVSPRYLKGVSQVSHRCLTGVSQVSHRCLPGISQVSHRCLPGVSQVSPRCLPGISQVSPRCLTGVCQVSHRCLTGVSHELFKI, encoded by the exons ATGTTGGTGGGTGTCAGTGGGCTTTTGTGCagtgaggaagaaaagaaagtaaagtcatttttctgcttcttcacAGTGAGATGGATAGGTCAGAGATTACAGTCAGCCTGGAGACAGTCCCAGGTGTCTCCCAGGTGTCTCCCAGGTGTCTCTCAGGTATCTCCCAGGTGTCTCCCAGGTATCTCCCAGGTATCTCACAGGTATCTCACAGGTGTCTCCCAGGTGTCTCTCAGGTATCTCCCAGGTGTCTCACAG GTATCTCCCAGGTATCTCACAGGTATCTCACAGGTGTCTCCCAGGTGTCTCCCAGGTATCTCACAGGTGTCTCACAGGTGTCTCCCAGGTGTCTCACAGGTGTCTCACAGGTATCTCCCAGGTGTCTCCCAGGTGTCTCCCAGGTGTCTCCCAGGTATCTCACAGGTGTCTCCCAGGTATCTCAAAGGTGTCTCCCAGGTGTCTCACAGGTGTCTCACAGGTGTCTCACAG GTGTCTCACAGGTGTCTCCCAGGTATCTCCCAGGTGTCTCACAGGTGTCTCCCAGGTGTCTCCCAG GTGTCTCCCAGGTGTCTCCCAGGTATCTCACAGGTGTCTCCCAGGTGTCTCACAGGTGTCTGCCAGGTATCTCACAGGTGTCTCACAGGTGTCTCACATGAGCTGTTCAAGATTTAG
- the LOC126396722 gene encoding uncharacterized protein LOC126396722 isoform X15, with product MLVGVSGLLCSEEEKKVKSFFCFFTVRWIGQRLQSAWRQSQVSPRCLPGVSQVSPRCLPGISQVSHRYLTGVSQVSLRYLPGVSQVSPRYLTGISQVSHRYLTGISQVSPRYLPGISQVSHRCLPGVSQVSHRCLTGVSQVSHRCLTGISQVSPRCLPGVSQVSHRCLPGVSQVSHRYLTGVSQVSPRYLTGVSQVSHRCLPGISQVSHRCLT from the exons ATGTTGGTGGGTGTCAGTGGGCTTTTGTGCagtgaggaagaaaagaaagtaaagtcatttttctgcttcttcacAGTGAGATGGATAGGTCAGAGATTACAGTCAGCCTGGAGACAGTCCCAGGTGTCTCCCAGGTGTCTCCCAGGTGTCTCTCAGGTATCTCCCAGGTGTCTCCCAGGTATCTCCCAGGTATCTCACAGGTATCTCACAGGTGTCTCCCAGGTGTCTCTCAGGTATCTCCCAGGTGTCTCACAGGTGTCTCCCAGGTATCTCACAGGTATCTCACAGGTATCTCACAGGTATCTCACAGGTATCTCCCAGGTGTCTCCCAGGTATCTCCCAGGTATCTCACAGGTATCTCACAGGTGTCTCCCAGGTGTCTCCCAGGTATCTCACAGGTGTCTCACAGGTGTCTCCCAGGTGTCTCACAGGTGTCTCACAGGTATCTCCCAGGTGTCTCCCAGGTGTCTCCCAGGTGTCTCCCAGGTATCTCACAGGTGTCTCCCAG GTGTCTCCCAGGTGTCTCACAG GTATCTCACAGGTGTCTCCCAGGTGTCTCCCAGGTATCTCACAGGTGTCTCCCAGGTGTCTCACAGGTGTCTGCCAGGTATCTCACAGGTGTCTCACAGGTGTCTCACATGA
- the LOC126396722 gene encoding uncharacterized protein LOC126396722 isoform X17 — protein sequence MLVGVSGLLCSEEEKKVKSFFCFFTVRWIGQRLQSAWRQSQVSPRCLPGVSQVSPRCLPGISQVSHRYLTGVSQVSLRYLPGVSQVSPRYLTGISQVSPRCLPGISQVSHRCLPGVSQVSHRYLTGVSQVSPRYLTGVSQVSHRCLPGISQVSHRCLT from the exons ATGTTGGTGGGTGTCAGTGGGCTTTTGTGCagtgaggaagaaaagaaagtaaagtcatttttctgcttcttcacAGTGAGATGGATAGGTCAGAGATTACAGTCAGCCTGGAGACAGTCCCAGGTGTCTCCCAGGTGTCTCCCAGGTGTCTCTCAGGTATCTCCCAGGTGTCTCCCAGGTATCTCCCAGGTATCTCACAGGTATCTCACAGGTGTCTCCCAGGTGTCTCTCAGGTATCTCCCAGGTGTCTCACAG GTATCTCCCAGGTATCTCACAGGTATCTCACAGGTGTCTCCCAGGTGTCTCCCAGGTATCTCACAGGTGTCTCACAGGTGTCTCCCAG GTGTCTCCCAGGTGTCTCACAG GTATCTCACAGGTGTCTCCCAGGTGTCTCCCAGGTATCTCACAGGTGTCTCCCAGGTGTCTCACAGGTGTCTGCCAGGTATCTCACAGGTGTCTCACAGGTGTCTCACATGA
- the LOC126396722 gene encoding uncharacterized protein LOC126396722 isoform X4 has protein sequence MLVGVSGLLCSEEEKKVKSFFCFFTVRWIGQRLQSAWRQSQVSPRCLPGVSQVSPRCLPGISQVSHRYLTGVSQVSLRYLPGVSQVSPRYLTGISQVSHRYLTGVSQVSPRYLTGVSQVSPRCLTGVSQVSPRCLPGVSQVSPRYLTGVSQVSQRCLPGVSQVSHRCLTGVSQVSHRYLPGVSQVSHRCLPGISQVSPRCLTGFSQVSHRCLPGVSQVSHRYLTGVSQVSPRYLTGVSQVSHRCLPGISQVSHRCLT, from the exons ATGTTGGTGGGTGTCAGTGGGCTTTTGTGCagtgaggaagaaaagaaagtaaagtcatttttctgcttcttcacAGTGAGATGGATAGGTCAGAGATTACAGTCAGCCTGGAGACAGTCCCAGGTGTCTCCCAGGTGTCTCCCAGGTGTCTCTCAGGTATCTCCCAGGTGTCTCCCAGGTATCTCCCAGGTATCTCACAGGTATCTCACAGGTGTCTCCCAGGTGTCTCTCAGGTATCTCCCAGGTGTCTCACAGGTGTCTCCCAGGTATCTCACAGGTATCTCACAGGTATCTCACAGGTATCTCACAG GTGTCTCCCAGGTGTCTCCCAGGTATCTCACAGGTGTCTCACAGGTGTCTCCCAGGTGTCTCACAGGTGTCTCACAGGTATCTCCCAGGTGTCTCCCAGGTGTCTCCCAGGTGTCTCCCAGGTATCTCACAGGTGTCTCCCAGGTATCTCAAAGGTGTCTCCCAGGTGTCTCACAGGTGTCTCACAGGTGTCTCACAGGTGTCTCCCAGGTGTCTCACAGGTATCTCCCAGGTGTCTCCCAGGTGTCTCACAGGTGTCTCCCAG GTATCTCACAGGTGTCTCCCAGGTGTCTCACAGGTTTCTCCCAGGTATCTCACAGGTGTCTCCCAGGTGTCTCACAGGTTTCTCACAGGTATCTCACAGGTGTCTCCCAGGTGTCTCCCAGGTATCTCACAGGTGTCTCCCAGGTGTCTCACAGGTGTCTGCCAGGTATCTCACAGGTGTCTCACAGGTGTCTCACATGA
- the LOC126396722 gene encoding uncharacterized protein LOC126396722 isoform X13 — protein sequence MLVGVSGLLCSEEEKKVKSFFCFFTVRWIGQRLQSAWRQSQVSPRCLPGVSQVSPRCLPGISQVSHRYLTGVSQVSLRYLPGVSQVSPRYLTGISQVSHRYLTGVSQVSPRYLTGVSQVSPRCLTGVSQVSPRCLPGVSQVSPRYLTGVSQVSQRCLPGVSQVSHRCLTGVSQVSPRYLPGVSQVSPRCLPGVSQVSPRYLTGVSQVSHRCLPGISQVSHRCLT from the exons ATGTTGGTGGGTGTCAGTGGGCTTTTGTGCagtgaggaagaaaagaaagtaaagtcatttttctgcttcttcacAGTGAGATGGATAGGTCAGAGATTACAGTCAGCCTGGAGACAGTCCCAGGTGTCTCCCAGGTGTCTCCCAGGTGTCTCTCAGGTATCTCCCAGGTGTCTCCCAGGTATCTCCCAGGTATCTCACAGGTATCTCACAGGTGTCTCCCAGGTGTCTCTCAGGTATCTCCCAGGTGTCTCACAGGTGTCTCCCAGGTATCTCACAGGTATCTCACAGGTATCTCACAGGTATCTCACAG GTGTCTCCCAGGTGTCTCCCAGGTATCTCACAGGTGTCTCACAGGTGTCTCCCAGGTGTCTCACAGGTGTCTCACAGGTATCTCCCAGGTGTCTCCCAGGTGTCTCCCAGGTGTCTCCCAGGTATCTCACAGGTGTCTCCCAGGTATCTCAAAGGTGTCTCCCAGGTGTCTCACAGGTGTCTCACAGGTGTCTCACAG GTGTCTCACAGGTGTCTCCCAGGTATCTCCCAGGTGTCTCACAGGTGTCTCCCAGGTGTCTCCCAG GTGTCTCCCAGGTGTCTCCCAGGTATCTCACAGGTGTCTCCCAGGTGTCTCACAGGTGTCTGCCAGGTATCTCACAGGTGTCTCACAGGTGTCTCACATGA